Below is a window of Thermoplasmata archaeon DNA.
GGTCCCCACCGCTCCCCATCGTAGCCCCTGACCATTATGTCCAAATCGTGCAGGTTCGGGCTGCCGCGGACCCACGCCACCCAGAGCTCGTCCCTGCCCGTGGCGGGGTTCCGGTAGACGCAGCTCTTCGGAATCTCGTCGAGCTCGCGGTCAGGCTGGGGGATGATGTTGTAGGCGTCGCTCCAGCGGAAACCGTCGAAGAAGCGGTAGAAGATGTCCACGGTGAAGCCGCTGGTGGCGTCGACGTCCATGTCCCAGAAAACATATAACCTGTCCCTGTAGAGGACAGTGTTGAGGCTCCAGTCGATCTCCGTGCTCCAGCCCGGCGTGAGCTCGAATGTGCCGGTCCAGTCGGAGCCGTCATGGACCCGGTAGACGATGTCCATGTCGTCGGTGTCGTGGATGCTGGCGAGCCGCGGATCCGTCGTCCTCCAGAAAACGAAGAGCCTATCGCGGTAGACCGCCATCTGGGGCCAGTCGTTCATGTAGAGCAGCTCCGGCGGCGTCAGGCGCTCCGCCCTCCGCCAGCCGCTCCCGTCCCAGCAGCGGATGTAGACAATCGAGGGCGAGAAGACGCTCTCGCTCTTCGCCGCCGACCATGCGACGTAGATTCTGCCCCCGTACTCGATTATGGACGGCGAGTCGTCCTCGAGGATGTCGCCCCTCTGCGAGATCTCCTCGGGCTCGGACCAGCTCAGGCCGTCGAGGCTCCAGCTGACGACTATGTCGGAATCGGTCCCGTCGCTTATCTGCGGGTCCTTCGTCGCCCAGGCGCACCAGAGCCTGTCGCCGGCGGCGAGGAGGAAGGGCGTGGCCTCCTTCTCCGAGAACGTGGGCGGGGTGACGCTGACCGGGTCGCCCCAGAAGGGGGTGGGCCAGCCCCCAACGACCATCGAGGCCCCGGTAATTGAGGCGTTCGCGGGAAGCCTCGTGAGCAGGACTCTATTCTGGCCCGGGCCGAAGCTCAGGTTGTAGCCCTCCGATGCGGCGGAGCCGTCGTGGAAGAGGGTCTGGTGGCCCAGCGCGCCGTAGCCGAGGCCTTTGTAAGCCCACTCTATGGAGCCGTCAGCGCCAATGTCCAGCTCGGGCCCGAGGGGGAAGTCGGTGCCGCCGTCCGTGAACGGGAGTGGTGTCAGGGCCAGCGAGGCCGAGACCACCTCCGCGCTCGACGGGAATGTCAGGGCAGCGGAGTCGTTCGTGGCGCCCGGTTCGAGGGACACGACGAGCTCGCTCAAATTTCCGTCGAGCGATGTGATGCTGAAGACGGACCTCGCCTCCGGGACCCTCGCCCCGGCGTCATGTGTCTGCAGGGGAAGGGCGAGGAGGAGGGCGGCCATGAGAACCGAGGCCCTCGCTCTCATGAGCGAGATTCTCGGCCCGCCCCCTCGCGGCCCACCCGCCAGAAGTCCCGGCTCCGGCATCATGCGATATTTTCATTGACCCGCCGCTTATTTAATAATTTTGATACAAACAATGTGACCGTGAACGTGCGGGCTGCTCTTCTCGCCCCCCCGCGTCCCACAAGTCTATCGGCTCCGGAGCCGCCATCGAGTCGCCGGGTATGCTCTCTCTCCTGCCCCTCGGGATACCGGTCTGGAAAAACCATCGCGCAGGGAGGCTCGCGTCCCCTCCCCCATCCTCCAAAGCCGTGCGCCCTCCGCGGCAAGAGGCCAGCAAAACTTATCACCTCCGCTCCCGATTGAGGCCCGGTGGCCCCATGCCCGCGAAGAAGAGGCGAGGGAAACCAGAGGCCCTCACGCCGTCGTTTGTTCTCGAGAGCCTTGAGAAGATGCACCCGGACGCGCGCATCGAGCTGCGCTTCTCGAACCCGCTCGAACTACTCGTCGCCACGATTCTCTCAGCCCAGTCCACCGACAAAAAGGTCAATGAAGTCACGGAGCGGCTCTTTAAAAAGTACAGAACAGCCGCCGACTACGCCTCCGCGGACCCGGAGACCTTCGAGCAGGAGATTCGCTCCACGGGCTTCTATCGCGCAAAGACGAGGCTCGTGCTTGGGGCGGCTAAAATGATTGTGGACGAGTTCGGGGGCGAGGTCCCGCGCACGATGGAGGAGCTGACCAGACTGCCGGGTGTGGCGCGAAAGACCGCCAACATCGTTCTCTCCGGTGCCTTCGGGGTTTCCGAGGGTATCGCCGTGGATACGCACGTGAGGCGGGTCGCGGCCCGGCTCGGCCTGACGAAGGAGAAGGACCCAATGAAAATCGAGAGGGACCTGATGGCCTTCTTCCCGCGCGAGAAATGGGGGAGGGCGACGAACCTACTCGTTTTCCTAGGCCGCTACACATGCAAAGCGAGGGCCCCGGACTGCGGACGCTGCCTCCTGAGCCCGCGCTGCCCCTCGTCCACTGCCCGAGGTGGCTGAATGACGGGAAGGAGAAAGGGAAGGCCCGGAGCGGCCGGAAAGCAGACCACGCTCGACACGGCCGTGGAGCGCGGGGCCGAGGGCACCGAGGCAAAGCGGGAAAAGGAGAATCAGCGCGCAGCTGCGAAAAACTCTGAAGCTCCAAGGACTGGTCCGGGCGCCTCCGGAGGAGCCACCCCGACCCCCGAGCTCTCCTCCGATTTCGCACAGCGCTTCCGGGAGATGGAGGTGGACAGGGAGGCGATGAGGAACTACTACGTCATCCACGAGCACTCC
It encodes the following:
- the nth gene encoding endonuclease III; protein product: MPAKKRRGKPEALTPSFVLESLEKMHPDARIELRFSNPLELLVATILSAQSTDKKVNEVTERLFKKYRTAADYASADPETFEQEIRSTGFYRAKTRLVLGAAKMIVDEFGGEVPRTMEELTRLPGVARKTANIVLSGAFGVSEGIAVDTHVRRVAARLGLTKEKDPMKIERDLMAFFPREKWGRATNLLVFLGRYTCKARAPDCGRCLLSPRCPSSTARGG